The genomic stretch CCAAGACCACAATTTCAACCACTCAATCAACCAACCAACCCACCATTTCAACAAAATTCCCAACCATTCCAATAAAATTCTCAACCCTTTCAACAATACATCAACCTAAATCAAACATGGAGCTCATGATGGAGCAATTGATGAATACTCAAACCCAATTCATCACTCATTCTAACCAAAAACAGGAGGAGACAACATATTCTATCAATcaactaagaactcaaatgcaAGCCTCTCAAATAATGACGGATAATCAAATCTCCCAATTGGCTTCTCAAATAAGTCAATTGCAAGCCTCAAATGGAAAGTTTCCGGGTAAAACCGAGGATAATCCAAAAACCATAAATGCTatacatttgaggagtggtagagAGTTGGAGGACTGGGTATTCATCAAGAGGAGAAAGAGTTGTAAACCGGATGTTGTGGTTGAACCACAAAGGTGATTGAAGAAAAAGTGGTTGAAGATAATCTAGTAGAGGTTGTTGTGGAAACTCTCATGGTAGTTGATGAACCTACAAAAATTGTTTAAGAGCCCAAGCAACAACTTATGAGAACATATGTGCCACCAATTCCTTTCCACAAAGGTTGGCAAGGGTAAAACTTGAGCAAAATATGGAAAATTCATGAACATGATGAAGGGAATTAACATTTCCATGCCTTTCATTGATGCCATCAAGGAGATACCAACCTATGGTAAATTCTTAAAGGagttgatttccaacaagaatgcCATGCAACCATCTACGGTGAATTTGTCTAAGGAATGTAGTGCCATTCTAATGAATGAGGTACCCCAAAAGCTTGAGGATCCGGGGAGTTTTTCCATACCATGCACAATTGGGACCGTTCATATTGAGAGAGCCTTATGCGATTTGGGGGAAAGTATTAGCCTTATGACCCTCAAAATTTTTAAGAAATTGAAGGATTATGAGCTCTTGCCAACAAGAGTTTCTTTAAAACTTGCGGATAGGTCGGTAAGATATCCAATTGGTCTTGTGGAGGATGTCCCACTCAAAGTGGGCAAACTTGAATTCCCTTATGATTTCTATGTGATGGACATCCTCGAAGATTCAAACATTCCCATTATACTAGGGCGCTCTTGCCTTGCCACGAGGGGTGCCAcgattgatgtgaaaaatgggaagCTTTCTCTTCAAGTTGGTGAAGAAAAGGTGGAGTTATCTTTGAACAAAGCTATGAAGGAACCTTCGGAAGTAAAGTCTTGCTACATGATTGATATGGTAGAAGAATGGGTTGACATGAAAAGATTTGAAGAGGACAAGGGCTTACAAGGATTTCTTGAGGGTAAGGTAAATGATTGAAAGGAGCACCGGGAATATGCTTTGGCTATGGATTCAACAATTGAAGAAGACCCAAACAAGGAATTTGAGAGCTTGAGAAGGGATGGTAAAAAAGAGGAGAGATCCacgcctcctcaagtggagttgaaacctCTTCCCTCTACTCTTAAACATGCTTTTCTTGGCCCTAATGACACATACCCTACTattgtcaatagtgcactcaatgacaccgACTTCAAAAATTACTCAATGTTGTGCGAAAATTCAAGGATgtcattgggtactcaattgatgatATCAAGGGAATTAGCCCTTCTTTTTGCACTCACCGCATTCACTTGGAGGACGAGGGTGCATATTCCATTGAGCCTCAACGCCGCCTTAACCCCACAATGAAAGAAGTGGTAAGGAAGGAGGTGTTGAAGCTCTATGATGCAAGTACCATTTATCCTATCTCCGATAGTGCATGGGTGAGCCCGGTGCATGTTGTACCAAAGAAGGCCGGGGTCACGGTTGTTACCAATGACAAGAATGAGCTAATTCCAACAAGAATTACAACGGGTTGgaggatgtgtatagactatagacgCCTCAACAAGGTGActaggaaagaccatttccccttTCCTTTCCTTAACCAAATGTTGGAGAGACTTGCCAAACACTCTCAATTTTGCTACCTAGATGggttttcggggtttttccaaatcccgattcaccccaatgatcaagaaaagaccactttcacgtGCCCGTTTGGCACCTTTGCTTATAGGCGCATGCCCTTTGGGTAGagctgatcatgggccgggcctaTGCGGGTTTGGGCCGGGCTGGGATGAAAAAAATGGCCCACATGTACGGGTCGGGCCGGACGGGCCAAATGAGAGGGCCTATTTAGCAAGCCCAAGCCCAGCCCTTATGGGCTAAAtcgggcttttgggcctaaatgggcttttcAGGCCCTAAATTTTACGACTTACCGAACGAGATAAGTAGTATAATACCTTCAACTAGTACTTTAAAAGTGCACTTAGTATAAAAAATCGTACAAAGTATGATGAAGTACATATAGATTATATGATTTATGATACGTAAACATTGCTTTTAAATCTCAATAAATATATACACGAGTTTATAAGgaattatatataaaatttaCGCTACTTACACAGATTTTATAACAAAAATATTCCGTAATAATAAATATGGGCCAGGTCGGGCCAAAATTTGGGTCAAACGTTtagcccaaacccggcccaaaaGTACATTGGGCTTTTTTGCCCcggcccatgggcttttttgggccaaaataaaaggcccaagcccttcaaaGAAGCGGGCTAGGCCGGGTCgggccaatgggcttgggccatttgatcaccTCTACCTTTGGGCTATGCAATGCGCCGGTCACATTTCAAAGATGTATGCTAGCTATATTTTCCGAATATGTTGAGGATataatggaggtgtttatggacgatttttccgtcgtaggcacctcatttgatggatGTTTAGCTAATTTGAGGAAGGTCTTAAAGAGGTGTCAAGAAACCGGTCTAgtcttgaattgggagaaatgtcacTTTATGGTGACATCCGGGGTTGTTTTGGGTCATGTTGTGTCAAGTAGAGGCTTAGAAGTGGATCAAGCCAAGATTTAAGTGATTAAAACCCTACCCCCTCCTACAAATGTCAAAGGGGTTAGAAGTTTTCTAGGGCATGCCGGTTTCTACCGGagatttatcaaggatttttcctTGATTGCCCGCCCCTTGACATTGTTACTTGGTAAAGATGTGCCGTTTGAGTTTACTAATGAATGTTTGgatgcttttaacaggttgaaggaAGCTCTCATCACTGTTCCAATCATGCAACCTCCCACTTGGGGGGAACCTTTTGGCGATGCTAGTGATGTAGCGGTGGGAGCGGTGCTTGGACAAAGAAAGAATGGCAAActtcatgccatatattatgcaagcAAAACTTTGGATGAAGCTCAAGCAAATTACACCActaccgaaaaggagcttctagCGGTCATTTATGCTATGAACAAGTTCTGTTCTTATTTGGTGGGCTCTAAAGTAATAGTGCATACCGATCACACGGCGTTGAGGCATTAGCTAATAAAAAAGGAATCAAAACCCCGTTTGATCCGGTGGATAATTTTGCTACAAGAGTTTGACATtaagataagagacaagaaaggtgtGGAAAATGTTGTAGTCGATCATCTTTCTCGGCTAGTCAATGGGAATGTGAAGGATGGGCTACCTATTGATGATTACTTGCCGGATGATCAATTGTTTGCACTTGCTATAATGGATGCTCCTTAGTATGCGGATTTCGTCAACTACTTGGTATCCGGGATCATCCCACATGACTATGATTCCCATAAGAAGAAGTTCTTTCACGATCTTAAACAATACTTTTgggaggaaccatgtctatataagTCATGTGCGGATGGGATTATTAGAAGATGTATTCCAAATGAGGAGGTGAAGCCAATAATATCTCATTGCCATGACATGCCTAGTGGAGGGCACGAGAGATCAAGAAAAATCGCCGCTCGAATCCTCCAATGCGGTTTTTATTGGCCAACCTTGTTCCACGACGTGGCTACTTATGTGAAAGGGTGTGACAAATGCCAAATAAGTGGCGGGATTTCAAGGAGGCACGAGATGCCCATGAATTACATGCTAGAGGTTAAATTGTTTGACGTATGGGGTATTGATTACCAAGGCCATTTTCCTTCCTCTTTCGGGTATGAGTACATACTTGTAGCGGTGGACTACGTGagtaaatgggtggaggcaattccTACCAAGACATGTGATGTCAAGTCGGTTGGCAAATTCTTGAAGACTACAATTTTCCCGAGATTTGGAGTGCCAAGGGCGCTTATAAGTGATAGAGGTTAGAATTTCCATGAGAAGACCTTTGAGGCTTTGCTCAAGAAACATGGGGTTCAACATAGGAGAAGTCTTGCCTATCACCCCCAAGCAAATGGGCAAGCCGAGATCTCTAACCGGGAAATTAAGTCCATTCTTGAGAAGACCGTGGCAAGATCACGAAAGGATTGGTCAATGAAGCTAGATGATGCTCTATGGGCGTACCGTACCGCCTACAAAACTCCTATTGGAACTTAGCCTTAGGTTGGTGTATGGTAAGCCTTGCCATCTCCCCGTTGAATTGGAACACCGCGCCTTTTGGGCGGTAAAGTTCTTGAATTATGACTTGAAGGAAGCGGGAGAGAAGAGGCTTCTTAACATGAATGAATTGGAAGAATTTCGCCTCAATGCTTATGAAAGTTCAAGAATATACAAGGAAAGAACGAAGAAATTTCATGACAAGGCAATTCTAAGAAGAGAGTTTCAAATAGGGCAGTTAGTTCTCCTATTCAATTCAAGATTCAAGCTATTTTTCGGGAAACTCAAGTCCAAGTGGTCGGGTCCCTTTACCGTGGTCCGAGTCTTTCCTTATGGATCGGTGGAGGTGACTAATGGGGACCAAACTTTCAAGGTCAATGGGCAACGGCTCAAGCACTACATAGCCGGGTCGCCCATATTTAAGAACATAAGTTCCATTGAAACTTACCTTTCCCATCCTTGAATGTAATTCA from Silene latifolia isolate original U9 population chromosome 5, ASM4854445v1, whole genome shotgun sequence encodes the following:
- the LOC141655240 gene encoding uncharacterized protein LOC141655240, giving the protein MMKGINISMPFIDAIKEIPTYGKFLKELISNKNAMQPSTVNLSKECSAILMNEVPQKLEDPGSFSIPCTIGTVHIERALCDLGESISLMTLKIFKKLKDYELLPTRVSLKLADRSVRYPIGLVEDVPLKVGKLEFPYDFYVMDILEDSNIPIILGRSCLATRGATIDVKNGKLSLQVGEEKVELSLNKAMKEPSEVKSCYMIDMVEEWVDMKRFEEDKGLQGFLEGKDVIGYSIDDIKGISPSFCTHRIHLEDEGAYSIEPQRRLNPTMKEVVRKEVLKLYDASTIYPISDSAWVSPVHVVPKKAGVTVVTNDKNELIPTRITTGWRMLKEALITVPIMQPPTWGEPFGDASDVAVGAVLGQRKNGKLHAIYYASKTLDEAQANYTTTEKELLAVIYAMNKFCSYLVGSKIRDKKGVENVVVDHLSRLVNGNVKDGLPIDDYLPDDQLFALAIMDAP